In a genomic window of Streptomyces katrae:
- a CDS encoding ABC transporter ATP-binding protein, with product MTSAPAAPLLEVRDLSVTFSTPRGTVRAVDSLGFTVEAGRTLGIVGESGSGKSVTSLAVMGLHRAGAEVKGSVRLAGQELTGLPEKELAKVRGRKVAMIFQDPLSSLHPYYTVGEQIAEHFRVHFRAGRAAARKRAVDMLGEVGIPEPARRAGEYPHQFSGGMRQRAMIAMALACEPDLLIADEPTTALDVTVQAQILELIARLQQDRGLGVVMITHDLGVVARVAHEVLVMYGGRAAEQASADALFADPAHPYTRGLLDSLPRLDSADDLPLPSIPGSPPSLLHPAPGCAFAPRCAVAAAAPADDAGRCTGERPELRPYGSPDRLAACHFAGAVPAAAAPAPEVSR from the coding sequence ATGACCAGCGCCCCCGCAGCACCCCTCCTCGAAGTGCGCGACCTCAGCGTCACGTTCTCCACCCCGCGCGGCACCGTACGGGCCGTGGACTCCCTCGGCTTCACCGTCGAGGCCGGACGCACCCTCGGCATCGTCGGGGAGTCCGGCTCCGGCAAGTCCGTCACCTCCCTCGCCGTCATGGGCCTGCACCGGGCCGGCGCCGAGGTGAAGGGCTCCGTCAGGCTCGCCGGACAGGAGCTCACCGGGCTGCCCGAGAAGGAGCTCGCCAAGGTCCGCGGCCGCAAGGTGGCCATGATCTTCCAGGACCCGCTGTCCAGCCTCCACCCCTACTACACCGTCGGCGAGCAGATCGCCGAGCACTTCCGGGTCCACTTCCGGGCCGGCCGGGCCGCCGCGCGCAAACGGGCCGTCGACATGCTCGGCGAGGTCGGCATCCCCGAACCCGCCCGCCGGGCGGGGGAGTACCCGCACCAGTTCTCCGGCGGCATGCGCCAGCGGGCCATGATCGCCATGGCCCTGGCCTGCGAACCCGACCTGCTCATCGCCGACGAGCCCACCACCGCCCTCGACGTCACCGTCCAGGCGCAGATCCTGGAGCTGATCGCCCGCCTCCAGCAGGACCGCGGCCTCGGCGTCGTGATGATCACCCACGACCTGGGGGTGGTGGCCCGGGTCGCCCACGAGGTGCTGGTCATGTACGGCGGCCGGGCCGCCGAACAGGCCTCGGCCGACGCCCTGTTCGCCGATCCCGCCCACCCCTACACCCGGGGCCTGCTCGACTCGCTGCCCCGCCTCGACAGTGCCGACGACCTCCCCCTGCCGTCCATCCCCGGCTCTCCGCCGTCCCTGCTCCACCCGGCCCCGGGCTGCGCCTTCGCCCCCCGCTGCGCGGTCGCCGCTGCGGCCCCGGCCGACGACGCGGGCCGCTGCACGGGCGAGCGGCCCGAGCTGCGCCCGTACGGCTCCCCCGACCGGCTGGCGGCCTGCCACTTCGCCGGCGCGGTGCCCGCTGCCGCCGCCCCTGCCCCGGAGGTGTCCCGATGA
- a CDS encoding ABC transporter ATP-binding protein: MTAPATRPNPAAEREGPPSAPLLRVRDLTMTFPGKRSLTGRRSAPVRAVDGVSFDLEPGQTLGLVGESGCGKSTTGRMLVRLLEPTSGSVEFEGRDISRLSQGALRPLRKNIQMVFQDPHSSLNPRQTVARIISDPLLVQGWSAADARRRAAELMELTGLIPEHIDRYPHEFSGGQAQRIGIARSLATSPRLVIADEPVSALDVSVQAQIVNLMERLRAELGLAYVFIAHDLSVVKRVSDRVAVMYLGRIVEIGDKKSLYENPQHPYTRALLSAVPLPDPAAERRRERIVLLGDPPSPAAPPPGCTFHPRCPKAQDICRTERPLLQLAASREVACHFPGD; the protein is encoded by the coding sequence ATGACGGCCCCGGCCACCCGCCCTAACCCCGCCGCCGAACGGGAGGGCCCGCCGTCCGCGCCGCTGCTGCGGGTCCGCGACCTGACGATGACCTTCCCCGGCAAACGCAGCCTGACCGGGCGCCGCTCGGCGCCGGTGCGGGCCGTCGACGGGGTCTCGTTCGACCTGGAGCCCGGCCAGACCCTCGGCCTCGTCGGCGAGTCCGGCTGCGGCAAGTCCACCACCGGCCGGATGCTGGTACGACTGCTGGAACCCACCTCCGGCAGCGTCGAGTTCGAGGGCCGCGACATCAGCCGGCTCTCCCAGGGCGCCCTGCGGCCCCTGCGCAAGAACATCCAGATGGTCTTCCAGGACCCGCACTCCTCCCTCAACCCCCGCCAGACCGTGGCCCGGATCATCTCCGACCCGCTGCTGGTCCAGGGCTGGAGCGCGGCCGACGCCCGGCGGCGGGCCGCCGAGCTGATGGAGCTGACCGGGCTGATCCCCGAACACATCGACCGCTACCCGCACGAGTTCTCCGGCGGCCAGGCCCAGCGCATCGGCATTGCCCGCTCGCTGGCCACCAGCCCCCGGCTGGTGATCGCCGACGAGCCGGTCTCCGCACTGGACGTCTCGGTCCAGGCGCAGATCGTCAACCTGATGGAACGGCTGCGCGCCGAACTCGGCCTGGCCTACGTGTTCATCGCGCACGACCTCTCCGTGGTCAAGCGGGTCAGTGACCGGGTCGCGGTCATGTACCTCGGCCGGATCGTGGAGATCGGGGACAAGAAGTCCCTGTACGAGAACCCGCAGCACCCGTACACCCGGGCGCTGCTGTCCGCCGTCCCGCTGCCCGACCCGGCGGCGGAGCGGCGGCGCGAGCGGATCGTGCTGCTCGGCGACCCGCCGAGCCCGGCCGCCCCGCCCCCGGGCTGCACCTTCCATCCGCGCTGCCCCAAGGCGCAGGACATCTGCCGCACCGAGCGGCCGTTGCTGCAGCTCGCCGCCTCGCGAGAGGTGGCCTGTCACTTCCCGGGTGACTGA
- a CDS encoding S9 family peptidase, translating to MDDFLRQSAATARFTHGSPRAFSFGDSGRLLWFLRSTGPADAFDSLWVLDTSTGAETLLADPRTLSPEPGELPVAERRLRERTRLVAAGIGSYALSGDGLRAVFPLYGRLYEVACDGGSAPVPVPTAGPAFDPRANTDGSRTAYVADDVLYTAPGGRVSPDDGARWGVAEFAAAEELDRTRGHWWSPDGVTLLAARVDESALQRRHFTDPAHPELPGEDFAYPEAGGPNADVQLWVLGPDGGRVRLDWDADAFPYVSDAGWESASEILLTVQDRLQQNVLLLTADPSTGRTRELSRTTHPQWVDPLPGTPARLPDGRVLTCADVADGAARGLAVDGKPLTGEGLQVRCVAGTHQDRLLLEGALRDPSEQQVLLLDPATGELTPLADGPGVHAVTAAAAGSLLLTSADADGVRRTLRTADGRELSPRDLSAPLPYRVVPALERVTERGIPTALVLPRHHVPGLRLPVLMDSYGGPGAQDVSADPRRWQHRQWWADQGFAVVTVDNRGTANVTPAHTHAMYRGFSEVTLDDQVAALRALGARHGDLDLGRVGIRGWSYGGYLSAMAVLRRPDVFHAAAAGAAPTDFRHYDTAYTERYLGLPQEHPEVYERDSLIPDAPRLTRPLLLVTGLADDNVHPSHTLRLSQALTDAGRPHQLLALPGVTHMTPGGAREKIMALELEFFRRELAS from the coding sequence ATGGACGATTTCCTCAGGCAATCCGCCGCGACGGCCCGGTTCACCCACGGCTCTCCCCGCGCCTTCTCCTTCGGCGACTCCGGCCGCCTCCTGTGGTTCCTGCGCTCGACGGGCCCCGCCGACGCCTTCGACAGCCTCTGGGTCCTGGACACCTCCACCGGCGCGGAAACCCTGCTCGCCGACCCCCGCACCCTCTCCCCCGAACCCGGCGAACTCCCCGTCGCCGAGCGCCGGCTGCGCGAGCGCACCCGGCTCGTGGCCGCCGGGATCGGCTCGTACGCCCTCTCCGGCGACGGCCTGCGCGCCGTCTTCCCGCTCTACGGCCGCCTCTACGAGGTCGCCTGCGACGGCGGCTCCGCGCCCGTACCGGTCCCCACCGCCGGCCCCGCCTTCGACCCGCGCGCCAACACCGACGGCTCGCGGACCGCGTACGTGGCGGACGACGTCCTGTACACCGCCCCCGGCGGCCGGGTCAGCCCCGACGACGGGGCCCGCTGGGGCGTCGCCGAGTTCGCCGCCGCCGAGGAGCTCGACCGCACCCGCGGCCACTGGTGGTCCCCCGACGGGGTCACGCTGCTCGCCGCCCGCGTGGACGAGAGCGCCCTCCAGCGGCGCCACTTCACCGACCCCGCCCACCCCGAGCTGCCGGGCGAGGACTTCGCCTACCCCGAAGCGGGCGGCCCCAACGCCGACGTACAGCTGTGGGTCCTGGGCCCCGACGGCGGCAGGGTACGGCTCGACTGGGACGCCGACGCGTTCCCCTACGTCTCCGACGCGGGCTGGGAGTCCGCGAGCGAGATCCTGCTCACCGTCCAGGACCGGCTCCAGCAGAACGTCCTCCTGCTCACCGCCGACCCCTCCACCGGCCGCACCCGCGAGCTCTCGCGCACCACGCACCCCCAGTGGGTGGACCCCCTCCCCGGCACCCCGGCCCGCCTCCCCGACGGACGCGTCCTCACCTGCGCCGATGTCGCCGACGGCGCGGCGCGCGGCCTCGCCGTCGACGGCAAGCCGCTCACCGGCGAGGGACTCCAGGTCCGCTGCGTGGCCGGCACCCACCAGGACCGGCTGCTGCTCGAAGGCGCCCTGCGCGACCCCTCCGAGCAGCAGGTGCTCCTCCTGGACCCCGCCACCGGCGAGCTCACCCCGCTCGCCGACGGCCCCGGCGTGCACGCGGTCACCGCCGCCGCGGCCGGCTCGCTGCTGCTGACCTCCGCCGACGCCGACGGCGTCCGCCGCACCCTGCGCACCGCCGACGGCCGCGAGCTCAGCCCCCGCGACCTGTCCGCGCCGCTGCCCTACCGGGTCGTACCGGCCCTGGAGCGGGTCACCGAACGGGGCATCCCCACCGCCCTCGTCCTGCCCCGCCACCACGTCCCCGGCCTGCGCCTGCCCGTCCTGATGGACAGCTACGGCGGCCCCGGCGCCCAGGACGTCAGCGCCGACCCCCGCCGCTGGCAGCACCGCCAGTGGTGGGCCGACCAGGGCTTCGCCGTCGTCACCGTCGACAACCGGGGCACCGCGAACGTCACCCCCGCCCACACCCACGCCATGTACCGGGGCTTCTCCGAGGTCACCCTGGACGACCAGGTCGCGGCCCTGCGGGCACTCGGCGCCCGCCACGGCGACCTCGACCTCGGCCGGGTCGGCATCCGCGGCTGGTCCTACGGCGGCTACCTCTCCGCCATGGCCGTGCTGCGCCGCCCGGACGTGTTCCACGCGGCGGCCGCCGGGGCCGCGCCGACCGACTTCCGGCACTACGACACGGCGTACACCGAGCGCTACCTGGGCCTGCCCCAGGAGCACCCCGAGGTGTACGAGCGGGACTCCCTGATCCCCGACGCGCCCCGGCTGACCCGGCCGCTGCTGCTGGTCACGGGCCTGGCCGACGACAACGTCCACCCCTCCCACACCCTGCGGCTGTCCCAGGCCCTCACCGACGCGGGCCGCCCGCACCAGCTGCTCGCGCTGCCCGGCGTCACGCACATGACCCCCGGCGGGGCGCGGGAGAAGATCATGGCGCTGGAGCTGGAGTTCTTCCGCCGCGAACTGGCCTCGTAG
- a CDS encoding MFS transporter, producing the protein MVVLDITIVNIALPHIQTALNFSTESLSWVVNAYTLTFGGLLLLGGRTGDILGRKRVFVSGVLLFGLASLLGGLAQNAGQLMAARALQGVGGAIASPTALALITTTFREGPARNRAFGVFAAVSAGGGAIGLLAGGLLVEWLNWRWVLFVNVPIAVLIAVMARRVLHESERHPGHFDLVGALLGTCGMVALVYGFIRASQDGWADAFTLGSFGAAVVLLALFIGNERRSQQPITPLHMFADRNRAGTYGIMLFLACAIFGMFFFLTLFVQNVLGFSPLRAGLAFLPVSVMVALSATFTSRLLPRFGPKPFMVGGALCCAAGLAWLTRIDVHSTYPGSILGPIIVFATGMGMQFLSLTLMALSNVPDRESGAASGLLNSMQQVGGSLGLSILVTVFGTASRNEAKDQAPAFVRGSTPEQKAFFARTHQFPRPWSDLVLTSGVGAAFVAAAAFTLIGALIAMVAIQVRPSDLERLQGNHTPAGVQGESGG; encoded by the coding sequence ATGGTCGTCCTCGACATCACGATCGTGAACATAGCCCTGCCGCACATCCAGACGGCACTCAATTTCTCCACCGAGAGCCTCTCCTGGGTGGTGAACGCCTACACGCTCACCTTCGGCGGCCTGCTCCTGCTCGGCGGCCGCACCGGGGACATCCTGGGCCGCAAGCGCGTGTTCGTCTCCGGGGTCCTGCTCTTCGGCCTGGCCTCCCTGCTCGGCGGGCTCGCCCAGAACGCCGGCCAGCTGATGGCGGCCCGGGCCCTCCAGGGCGTCGGCGGCGCCATCGCCTCCCCCACCGCCCTCGCCCTGATCACCACCACCTTCCGCGAAGGGCCCGCGCGCAACCGGGCCTTCGGGGTGTTCGCCGCCGTCTCCGCGGGCGGCGGCGCCATCGGACTGCTCGCGGGCGGGCTGCTGGTCGAATGGCTCAACTGGCGCTGGGTGCTCTTCGTCAACGTCCCCATCGCCGTGCTCATCGCCGTGATGGCCCGCCGGGTCCTGCACGAGTCCGAACGCCACCCCGGGCACTTCGACCTCGTGGGCGCGCTGCTGGGCACCTGCGGCATGGTCGCGCTGGTCTACGGGTTCATCCGCGCCTCCCAGGACGGCTGGGCCGACGCCTTCACCCTCGGCTCCTTCGGCGCGGCCGTGGTGCTGCTGGCCCTGTTCATCGGCAACGAGCGCCGCTCCCAGCAGCCGATCACCCCGCTGCACATGTTCGCCGACCGCAACCGGGCGGGCACCTACGGGATCATGCTCTTCCTCGCCTGCGCGATCTTCGGCATGTTCTTCTTCCTGACCCTCTTCGTGCAGAACGTCCTCGGCTTCAGCCCGCTGCGGGCCGGCCTCGCCTTCCTGCCCGTCAGCGTCATGGTGGCCCTGTCGGCCACCTTCACCTCCCGGCTGCTGCCCCGGTTCGGGCCCAAGCCCTTCATGGTCGGGGGCGCGCTGTGCTGCGCCGCCGGACTGGCCTGGCTGACGCGGATCGACGTCCACTCGACCTATCCGGGCAGCATCCTCGGCCCGATCATCGTCTTCGCCACCGGCATGGGCATGCAGTTCCTCTCACTGACCCTGATGGCCCTGTCGAACGTCCCCGACCGGGAGTCGGGCGCGGCCTCGGGTCTCCTGAACTCCATGCAGCAGGTCGGCGGTTCGCTCGGCCTGTCGATCCTCGTCACCGTCTTCGGCACGGCCAGCCGCAACGAGGCCAAGGACCAGGCGCCGGCGTTCGTACGCGGCTCCACCCCCGAGCAGAAGGCCTTCTTCGCCCGCACCCACCAGTTCCCCAGGCCCTGGTCGGACCTCGTGCTCACCTCGGGCGTGGGCGCGGCCTTCGTGGCGGCGGCGGCCTTCACCCTCATCGGGGCGCTGATCGCGATGGTCGCCATCCAGGTCCGGCCCTCCGACCTGGAGCGCCTGCAGGGCAATCACACCCCGGCGGGAGTCCAGGGGGAATCCGGCGGGTAG
- a CDS encoding cytochrome P450 produces the protein MPGLGSLLDLKADSLGTYLRAQRRHGDVVRIDAGPPGLRMELYCVFSAEGAQQVLASESANFRKDNPFYEEIRESFGNGLLTAQDADYLRQRRLVQPLFTRKRVDGYAGAVAEEAAGTLASWARARDGVVDVSDEMMHLALRAVSRILFGADTDATVDVVHRCFPVITEYVLRRGYSPLNVPRGWPTPGNRRAAAAMEELYGVCDRIIAERRRAGGTDGADGADGGAEDLLTLLAGAQGSDGAAFDAAELRDQVLIFLLAGHETTATSLAFALHLLGRHPEEQARARGEIVRVLGDRTPQASDLDRLPYLTRVLKETMRLYPAAPVMGRNAVAASEIDGHTVPAGATVILAPWVTHRHPRYWSDPDRFDPDRFTPEAEAGRPRYAWFPFGGGPRACIGQHFSMLESVIALAMLLRAYEVETVDTQVPLSAGITLEAKGPMRCRIRRVEP, from the coding sequence ATGCCGGGGCTCGGGTCGTTGCTCGACCTGAAGGCGGATTCCCTCGGCACCTATCTGCGCGCCCAGCGGCGCCACGGTGACGTGGTACGGATCGACGCCGGCCCGCCCGGGCTGCGCATGGAGCTGTACTGCGTGTTCTCCGCCGAGGGGGCCCAGCAGGTGCTGGCCTCGGAGTCGGCCAACTTCCGCAAGGACAACCCCTTCTACGAGGAGATCCGGGAGTCCTTCGGCAACGGCCTGCTGACCGCCCAGGACGCGGACTACCTGCGCCAGCGCCGGCTGGTGCAGCCGCTGTTCACCCGCAAGCGGGTGGACGGCTACGCCGGTGCGGTCGCCGAGGAGGCGGCCGGCACCCTGGCGTCCTGGGCGCGGGCGCGGGACGGGGTCGTCGACGTCTCGGACGAGATGATGCACCTGGCGCTGCGCGCGGTGTCCCGGATCCTGTTCGGGGCCGATACAGACGCCACCGTGGACGTCGTCCACCGGTGCTTTCCGGTCATCACGGAGTACGTCCTGCGCCGCGGCTACTCCCCCCTCAACGTCCCGCGCGGCTGGCCGACCCCGGGCAACCGGCGGGCTGCCGCCGCGATGGAGGAGCTGTACGGGGTCTGCGACCGGATCATCGCCGAGCGGCGGCGGGCGGGCGGAACGGACGGAGCGGATGGGGCGGACGGGGGCGCCGAGGATCTGCTGACCCTGCTCGCCGGGGCGCAGGGCTCGGACGGGGCGGCCTTCGACGCCGCCGAGCTGCGCGACCAGGTGCTGATCTTCCTGCTGGCCGGGCACGAGACGACCGCCACCTCGCTGGCCTTCGCCCTGCACCTGCTGGGCCGCCACCCCGAGGAGCAGGCCCGGGCCCGTGGGGAGATCGTCCGGGTCCTGGGCGACCGTACGCCGCAGGCCTCGGACCTCGACCGGCTGCCGTACCTCACACGGGTGCTCAAGGAGACGATGCGGCTGTATCCGGCCGCGCCGGTGATGGGCCGCAACGCGGTGGCCGCCAGCGAGATCGACGGGCACACCGTCCCGGCGGGCGCCACGGTGATCCTGGCCCCCTGGGTGACGCACCGCCACCCCCGCTACTGGAGCGACCCGGACCGTTTCGACCCCGACCGCTTCACGCCCGAGGCGGAGGCGGGCCGGCCCCGCTACGCCTGGTTCCCGTTCGGGGGCGGGCCGCGCGCCTGCATCGGCCAGCACTTCTCGATGCTGGAGTCGGTGATCGCGCTGGCGATGCTCCTGCGGGCGTACGAGGTCGAGACCGTGGACACCCAGGTGCCCCTGAGCGCCGGGATCACCCTGGAGGCCAAGGGCCCCATGCGGTGCCGGATCCGCCGCGTGGAGCCGTAG
- a CDS encoding excalibur calcium-binding domain-containing protein — translation MPSAGVSKPAARPSNAPSYPAPEETKESSAVYYKNCDAAKAAGAAPIRRGQPGYRDALDRDKDGIACDK, via the coding sequence GTGCCCAGCGCAGGCGTGTCCAAGCCGGCGGCCCGGCCCTCGAACGCCCCCTCGTATCCGGCTCCGGAGGAGACCAAGGAGTCCTCGGCCGTCTACTACAAGAACTGTGACGCCGCGAAGGCCGCCGGGGCGGCGCCCATCCGGCGCGGGCAGCCCGGGTACCGCGATGCCCTCGACCGGGACAAGGACGGCATCGCCTGCGACAAGTAG
- a CDS encoding helix-turn-helix domain-containing protein, translating to MADDYLVRIGKLIRDARQHRGWTQTQLAEALGTSQSAVNRIERGNQNISLEMIARIGEALDSEIVSLGYAGPMHLRVVGGRRLSGAIDVKTSKNACVALLCASLLNKGRTVLRRVARIEEVYRLLEVLNSIGVRTRWINDGVDLELIPPAVLDMDAIDAEAAVRTRSIIMFLGPLLHRMDHFRLPYAGGCDLGTRTIEPHMIALRRFGLDITATEGIYHAKVEPGVAPGRPIVLTERGDTVTENALLAAARHDGVTVIRNASSNYMVQDLCFFLEALGVKVEGIGTTTLTVHGVPVIDADVDYSPSEDPVEAMSLLAAAVVTESELTIRRVPIEFMEIELAVLEEMGLDHDRSAEYVADNGRTRLVDLTVRPSKLEAPIDKIHPMPFPGLNIDNVPFFAAIAAVAQGQTLIHDWVYDNRAIYLTDLNRLGGRLQLLDPHRVLVEGPTRWRAAEMMCPPALRPAVVVLLAMMAAEGTSVLRNVYVINRGYEELAERLNSVGAQIEIFRDI from the coding sequence ATGGCAGACGACTACCTCGTACGCATCGGCAAGCTCATCCGTGACGCCCGGCAGCACCGGGGCTGGACCCAGACCCAGCTCGCCGAAGCACTCGGCACCAGCCAGAGCGCAGTGAACCGCATCGAGCGCGGCAACCAGAACATCAGCCTTGAGATGATCGCCCGTATCGGTGAAGCGCTCGACAGCGAAATCGTCTCCCTGGGCTATGCCGGCCCGATGCACCTGCGCGTCGTCGGCGGCCGCCGCCTGTCCGGCGCGATCGACGTCAAGACGAGCAAGAACGCGTGCGTCGCCCTGCTGTGCGCCTCGCTGCTCAACAAGGGCCGCACGGTGCTGCGCCGGGTGGCCCGCATCGAGGAGGTCTACCGGCTCCTGGAGGTCCTCAACTCCATCGGCGTCCGCACCCGCTGGATCAACGACGGCGTGGACCTGGAGCTGATCCCCCCGGCCGTCCTCGACATGGACGCCATCGACGCGGAGGCGGCCGTCCGCACCCGCAGCATCATCATGTTCCTGGGCCCCCTGCTGCACCGCATGGACCACTTCCGCCTGCCCTACGCCGGCGGCTGCGACCTCGGCACCCGCACCATCGAGCCGCACATGATCGCCCTGCGCCGCTTCGGCCTGGACATCACCGCGACCGAGGGCATCTACCACGCCAAGGTCGAGCCGGGCGTCGCCCCCGGCCGCCCGATCGTCCTGACCGAGCGCGGGGACACGGTCACCGAGAACGCCCTGCTGGCCGCGGCCCGCCACGACGGCGTCACCGTCATCCGCAACGCCTCGTCCAACTACATGGTCCAGGACCTCTGCTTCTTCCTGGAGGCCCTGGGCGTCAAGGTCGAGGGCATCGGCACCACCACCCTCACGGTGCACGGCGTGCCGGTCATCGACGCGGACGTGGACTACTCCCCCTCCGAGGACCCGGTCGAGGCCATGAGCCTCCTGGCCGCGGCGGTCGTCACCGAGTCCGAACTCACCATCCGCCGGGTCCCGATCGAGTTCATGGAGATCGAGCTGGCCGTCCTGGAGGAGATGGGCCTGGACCACGACCGCTCCGCGGAGTACGTCGCCGACAACGGCCGTACCCGCCTGGTCGACCTCACGGTCCGCCCGTCCAAGCTCGAAGCCCCGATCGACAAGATCCACCCGATGCCCTTCCCCGGGCTGAACATCGACAACGTCCCGTTCTTCGCCGCCATCGCGGCGGTGGCCCAGGGCCAGACCCTGATCCACGACTGGGTGTACGACAACCGCGCCATCTACCTGACGGACCTCAACCGCCTGGGCGGCCGCCTCCAGCTCCTGGACCCCCACCGCGTCCTGGTCGAGGGCCCCACCCGCTGGCGCGCGGCGGAGATGATGTGCCCGCCGGCCCTGCGCCCGGCGGTGGTGGTCCTCCTGGCGATGATGGCGGCGGAGGGCACCTCGGTACTGCGCAACGTCTACGTCATCAACCGCGGCTACGAGGAACTGGCGGAACGCCTCAACTCGGTGGGCGCCCAGATCGAGATCTTCCGCGACATCTAG
- a CDS encoding amidohydrolase: protein MTSSVSRRGLLAAAGAAGAAGLLGAGAGSASAAPARGSAALVVHGARVFTGTPGGAPATAVAVGRDGRILAVGGDSEVRRTAGRDTEVVDGRGATLMSGIHDGHVHPLGAGDRSLRPSLEGAETTAAELTEILTGFLADTGGAGAEPDTWLVVEDWNPVGLLPAGTLPHHALLDALPTRRPVVLVGGDGHNLWASQRALDIAGITAATPDPAGGRIVKGADGQPTGVLKDDAQDLVKRHVPQPTRAELVEACAKVLAQAAASGVTTMMDALVGRHELELYQALSAAGRLPQRIVPAIRLDVEQTKDPAASKAYALGLEREFRGVAGLRFGTVKVFLDGVIEYPAQTAALLEPYLDGQGRPTSNRGELYTSAADYGRLTAAFNGIGWQMHAHGLGDRAVRTALDGYEAALRVTGRRDLRNTVAHLQLVDPADLPRFARLGVAACMQLQWASADTWTMEALLPYIGPERHRWMYPARSLERAGARLTGGSDWPVDALQVWNQLRTAIDRQGAYGAGALHPELEALSRTSTLRMHTLGTAWQLRQDGLTGTVERGKAADLVLLDRDVTRCPVADISGTQVRMTLVGGRVVHDAGSAAGRAATAGLARGAAAPRPAAYAAVHGGRHRACGCTGH, encoded by the coding sequence ATGACGTCTTCTGTTTCCCGGCGGGGGCTCCTCGCGGCGGCCGGCGCCGCCGGAGCGGCGGGTCTGCTGGGCGCCGGCGCGGGCAGTGCCTCGGCGGCCCCGGCGCGTGGGTCCGCGGCGCTGGTGGTGCACGGTGCGCGGGTGTTCACCGGTACCCCGGGCGGCGCGCCGGCCACGGCCGTGGCGGTCGGCCGCGACGGGCGGATCCTGGCGGTCGGCGGCGACTCCGAGGTGCGCCGGACGGCCGGGCGGGACACCGAGGTGGTCGACGGACGCGGCGCCACCCTGATGAGCGGCATCCACGACGGGCACGTGCACCCCCTCGGCGCGGGGGACCGGTCGCTGCGGCCCTCGCTGGAGGGAGCGGAGACCACGGCCGCCGAGCTGACGGAGATCCTCACGGGCTTCCTCGCCGACACCGGCGGCGCCGGGGCCGAGCCCGACACCTGGCTGGTGGTGGAGGACTGGAACCCGGTCGGGCTGCTGCCCGCCGGCACCCTGCCGCACCACGCGCTGCTGGACGCGCTGCCGACCCGGCGGCCGGTGGTGCTGGTCGGCGGCGACGGGCACAACCTGTGGGCGAGTCAGCGGGCGCTGGACATCGCCGGCATCACGGCCGCCACCCCCGACCCGGCGGGCGGCCGGATCGTCAAGGGCGCGGACGGGCAGCCGACGGGCGTGCTGAAGGACGACGCGCAGGACCTGGTGAAGCGGCACGTCCCGCAGCCCACCCGGGCCGAGCTGGTCGAGGCCTGCGCCAAGGTCCTGGCCCAGGCGGCGGCCTCCGGGGTGACGACGATGATGGACGCCCTGGTCGGGCGGCACGAACTGGAGCTCTACCAGGCGCTCTCCGCGGCCGGGCGGCTGCCGCAGCGGATCGTGCCGGCCATCCGGCTGGACGTGGAGCAGACCAAGGACCCGGCGGCGTCGAAGGCCTACGCACTGGGGCTGGAGCGGGAGTTCCGGGGCGTGGCCGGGCTGCGCTTCGGCACGGTGAAGGTGTTCCTGGACGGGGTCATCGAGTATCCGGCGCAGACGGCCGCGCTGCTGGAGCCGTACCTCGACGGCCAGGGCCGGCCCACCTCCAACCGGGGCGAGCTGTACACCTCGGCCGCCGACTACGGCCGGCTGACCGCCGCGTTCAACGGGATCGGCTGGCAGATGCACGCCCACGGCCTGGGCGACCGGGCCGTGCGCACCGCCCTGGACGGGTACGAGGCCGCCCTCCGGGTGACGGGCAGGCGCGACCTGCGCAACACGGTCGCGCACCTCCAGCTGGTGGACCCGGCCGACCTGCCGCGGTTCGCCCGGCTCGGGGTGGCCGCCTGCATGCAGCTCCAGTGGGCCTCCGCCGACACCTGGACGATGGAGGCCCTGCTGCCGTACATCGGGCCCGAGCGGCACCGGTGGATGTACCCGGCGCGCAGCCTGGAGCGGGCCGGCGCCCGGCTGACGGGTGGTTCGGACTGGCCGGTGGACGCCCTCCAGGTGTGGAACCAGCTGCGTACCGCCATCGACCGGCAGGGTGCGTACGGGGCGGGCGCCCTGCACCCGGAGCTGGAGGCGCTGAGCCGGACCTCCACGCTGCGGATGCACACCCTGGGCACGGCCTGGCAGCTGCGCCAGGACGGGCTGACCGGCACCGTGGAGCGGGGCAAGGCGGCGGACCTGGTGCTGCTGGACCGGGATGTGACGCGCTGCCCGGTGGCCGACATCAGCGGGACGCAGGTGCGGATGACCCTGGTCGGCGGACGCGTGGTGCACGACGCCGGCTCGGCGGCGGGCCGCGCGGCCACGGCCGGCCTGGCCCGCGGGGCGGCGGCCCCGCGCCCCGCCGCGTACGCGGCGGTCCACGGCGGGCGCCACCGCGCCTGCGGCTGCACGGGGCACTGA